Proteins encoded together in one Terriglobus saanensis SP1PR4 window:
- a CDS encoding HAD family hydrolase, protein MSELLAAGSFDGLIFDCDGTLVDTAPAHLAALKIALARVKLHVDDAWYFERVGLTPDALLDQYEDHYSKLPVTRPDLLAPYNVAFHGSLEEMREVQIVADMARAWHGKVPMCVASNGQRSNVRASLTAVELLPLFDFVVTVEDVEHGKPAPDIFLEGARRMKVEPARCVVLEDSDEGLEAARRAGMRSIDARTIWTPSWKASRQS, encoded by the coding sequence ATGAGTGAGTTACTTGCGGCTGGAAGCTTTGATGGCCTGATCTTCGATTGCGATGGAACGCTTGTCGACACAGCACCGGCCCACCTGGCGGCACTGAAAATCGCACTGGCGCGGGTGAAGCTGCATGTGGACGACGCGTGGTACTTCGAGCGTGTTGGACTTACGCCGGACGCCCTGCTGGACCAGTATGAAGATCACTACAGCAAACTTCCGGTCACTCGGCCTGATCTTCTGGCTCCTTACAACGTGGCGTTTCATGGAAGCTTGGAGGAGATGCGCGAAGTGCAGATCGTCGCGGACATGGCACGCGCCTGGCACGGGAAAGTGCCCATGTGCGTCGCCTCCAACGGGCAGAGATCAAACGTGCGGGCGAGTCTGACAGCCGTGGAGTTGCTTCCCCTGTTCGACTTCGTTGTAACGGTAGAGGACGTAGAACACGGCAAACCCGCACCGGATATTTTTCTGGAGGGGGCGCGCCGGATGAAGGTGGAACCCGCGCGATGCGTGGTTCTGGAAGACTCCGATGAAGGCCTGGAGGCTGCACGACGCGCAGGCATGCGCTCAATCGATGCGCGAACGATTTGGACGCCTTCGTGGAAGGCGTCCAGGCAAAGCTAA
- a CDS encoding Gfo/Idh/MocA family protein codes for MDRRTFLQSAALASVAFKSTLAADTKPVRLGVIGPGSRGQEVLRHFLHVPGVSLQAVCDVYEPRFAQVNTLAGREIPHTKDYRELLSHKDIDAVLIASPLKYHAEHVIASVKAGKAVYGEKALGFTPDDCQQILSEVLASKAIYQVGHQYRYASWIQESMRRIAKGEIGDVTHVYAYWHRNNDWRRPVPSPDPDKKLEHLINWRLYRETSGGLVTELGSHHIDMANWVFGEQPESVLGTTSICRYNDGRTVGDNVQATFKYSRGRRLVFSSITDNAKNANELWIYGTGGSVQITIEDATFFYEKKKSNAPSPANKTVVERGVETGASYSTGGEMPYRGEGEKVSITEYEDPTLSACRSFVECVRGQQKPLADAYVGYRSAIACSVAHDAVFTELKTAIPRPRA; via the coding sequence ATGGATCGTCGTACCTTTCTTCAATCGGCAGCTCTGGCCAGCGTAGCCTTCAAAAGCACTCTCGCGGCCGACACCAAACCCGTACGTCTTGGCGTCATCGGTCCCGGCAGCCGAGGACAGGAAGTCCTTCGCCATTTTCTCCACGTGCCCGGCGTTAGCCTGCAAGCCGTTTGTGACGTCTACGAACCACGTTTTGCCCAGGTCAACACGCTTGCAGGCAGAGAGATTCCGCATACGAAGGACTACCGCGAACTCCTCAGCCACAAGGACATCGATGCCGTCCTCATCGCATCTCCACTGAAGTATCACGCGGAACACGTCATTGCCTCTGTGAAAGCGGGTAAGGCCGTCTATGGAGAGAAGGCGCTGGGCTTTACGCCCGACGACTGCCAGCAAATCCTCTCAGAGGTCCTCGCCAGCAAAGCCATCTACCAGGTCGGTCATCAGTATCGTTATGCCTCGTGGATTCAGGAGAGCATGCGTCGTATCGCCAAAGGTGAGATTGGTGACGTGACCCACGTCTACGCCTACTGGCATCGCAATAACGACTGGCGTCGTCCTGTTCCTTCGCCTGATCCGGACAAGAAGCTCGAACACCTCATCAACTGGCGTCTTTACCGGGAGACATCGGGTGGTCTGGTCACGGAACTTGGTTCGCACCACATCGACATGGCAAACTGGGTCTTCGGGGAGCAACCGGAAAGCGTGCTCGGCACCACAAGCATCTGCCGTTACAACGATGGGCGCACGGTGGGAGACAACGTACAGGCCACCTTTAAATACTCACGTGGCCGGAGACTCGTCTTCTCTTCCATTACGGACAACGCGAAGAACGCGAATGAACTCTGGATCTACGGTACCGGCGGCAGCGTGCAGATCACGATTGAGGACGCCACGTTCTTTTACGAAAAGAAAAAGTCGAACGCGCCCTCACCGGCCAACAAAACCGTCGTGGAACGAGGAGTAGAAACCGGCGCCTCGTATTCCACCGGTGGCGAAATGCCGTATCGCGGTGAAGGCGAAAAAGTTTCGATCACGGAGTACGAAGACCCCACGCTCTCCGCCTGTCGCTCGTTCGTCGAGTGTGTTCGCGGGCAGCAAAAGCCGCTCGCGGACGCTTATGTGGGATACCGATCCGCCATCGCCTGTTCCGTCGCGCATGACGCTGTCTTTACCGAACTGAAGACAGCCATTCCCCGACCGAGAGCTTAG
- a CDS encoding sugar phosphate isomerase/epimerase family protein, translating to MSTSRRGFLAGAAVSGLMATQLKAMAATCPFRLAVINDEISPDFDHACSVAANDFGLSWIELRSMWGTNVTDLNAAQMAEAKKILLKYKLRVTDIASPLFKVDLPGAPRSKESPHRDEFKAKADYEKQDALVDHCIDLAKSFGTDKIRCFDFWRLEDQKPYRATINAKLTAAAEKCAKQNVNLVIENEMACNTGTGEEALAILQAIPNKNFMLNWDPGNAATFADATPYPNQYDKLPKHRIGHCHVKDTVRKDGGKFEWRPVGVGIIDWVGQFKAFKRDGYKYGVSLETHWHGPNGPEASTRESMAGLKSALVKAGIAC from the coding sequence ATGTCTACGTCACGTCGCGGATTTCTCGCGGGAGCCGCTGTCTCAGGACTCATGGCAACTCAACTCAAGGCCATGGCCGCAACCTGCCCCTTCCGACTCGCCGTGATCAACGACGAAATCTCGCCCGACTTCGATCACGCCTGCTCTGTCGCGGCGAACGACTTCGGTCTCTCCTGGATTGAGCTTCGCAGCATGTGGGGAACGAACGTTACTGACCTCAATGCTGCACAGATGGCTGAAGCTAAGAAGATCCTCCTCAAATACAAGCTTCGTGTCACGGACATTGCCAGTCCTCTCTTTAAGGTAGATCTTCCCGGAGCGCCGCGCTCCAAGGAAAGTCCTCACCGCGATGAGTTTAAAGCCAAGGCCGACTACGAAAAGCAGGACGCGCTTGTGGACCACTGCATCGACCTGGCAAAGTCCTTCGGAACAGATAAAATTCGCTGCTTCGACTTCTGGCGTCTCGAAGACCAGAAGCCTTATCGGGCCACCATCAACGCCAAACTTACGGCAGCGGCAGAGAAGTGTGCAAAGCAGAACGTCAACCTGGTCATAGAGAACGAGATGGCTTGCAATACAGGTACTGGAGAAGAAGCTCTTGCAATCCTGCAGGCGATTCCAAACAAGAACTTCATGCTCAACTGGGACCCGGGCAACGCCGCAACCTTCGCGGACGCGACACCCTATCCAAACCAGTACGACAAGCTCCCCAAGCATCGCATCGGTCACTGCCATGTAAAGGACACCGTGCGTAAAGACGGTGGCAAGTTCGAGTGGCGTCCTGTTGGCGTAGGCATCATTGACTGGGTTGGCCAGTTCAAAGCGTTCAAACGGGACGGCTATAAGTATGGTGTTTCGCTCGAAACCCACTGGCATGGACCGAATGGTCCTGAAGCCTCCACACGTGAGAGTATGGCCGGTTTAAAATCCGCGCTCGTAAAAGCCGGAATCGCCTGCTAA
- a CDS encoding TonB-dependent receptor: MQQVRNTKEIPAFRLALRALCGLLLLCAAVLSLGVASNAHAQTVSATLVGTVSDKAGAATPNAKIVVVDLSTNIPHEALSNGSGNYSIPNLAPGTYSITVEAPGFRRETRPTLDVVVNTTTRVDFELQPGAVSDTITVTDQIPLLQTDRADVSTKLEAEKLENLPLATNRNFQGLLNLIPGTTPASFQHSQFFNAQSSLQTQVNGTPRMGNSYQIEGVDDDERTGLLQIIIPPADAIQTVDISTNNFEAELGRAIGAVVNVTLKSGTNRFHGSASEYLQNSEFNAKSRFNSTKGHVAYNYFGGTFGGPIIKDKLFFFADYFRTEDHEATANILNIPFRKYYTPNAAGNIDLSDLLKADGTGQIYDPTTGDQNSGAGRTPFANNQIPVSKVNAVSLNLLKLIPAENQNTTAYSNPTNNYAVASPFRKQVDSYDGKIDWQVSGKDHLSARYSGQRNNVFQAPSFSNFAGGPGNNGGFAANGKQNGYSVGVNYDRAFSSSLLTEARIGVAHYRNDAQPSDYGTQDAATAGIPGVNIDPFTSGQIGVTLNGGFSNPILGYSASIPWIRAEANIDFVNHWTKIIGNHTFKFGADIRRIRDELLQGQTFSPRGQITFDANQTSIPGGKTNAANNMASFLFDRPSTAGRDIVTYFPAYRQWWIFGFVGDKWQATPKLTLDIGVRWELYPPATPAKAGGFSNYDFTNNQLVIAGVGGNPSNLGLKTRYNYFAPRTGFAYRVTEGTVVRGGYGISYTPFPDNTYAYNYPVKSNNSYNACGLGFGPAVLSCTGTGAGAVAGAAVTFQAGFPAPVTPVIPSNGIIAATGTLLAQSEILVPQDFYNPYVHSWNLAVQQALPGNFSLQLSYVGNHGVHIATAQNINLGDRLNCGTSCYPGQIKFGKSAAVTEQFQGNSTNYQSLQVQLIRRLTKGFSSTTAFTFGKGLGYQSSDDGALTFSLQPRRNYAPNDFDRRLNLEQSFTYELPIGPGKRFLSSGFLGRAIGGFKLSSIISIVSGNPFTVTTTGGNINTSGQTQTANLVGAFKVLHSVGTGNQWFDPTQFAAPAGCAGLLPATSTTVTCPIVSGVTVGNLGRNTFYGPGYIQDNLSAFKTFQIHEDWSLETRVDVFQLSNTPQLANPGVQQGSTTFGQVTSTVGSGSGVNGIGGGRAMQLAAIIKF; this comes from the coding sequence ATGCAACAAGTTCGAAATACCAAAGAAATCCCTGCGTTCAGATTGGCCCTCCGCGCACTCTGCGGTTTGCTTCTCTTATGCGCTGCAGTGCTTAGTCTGGGAGTTGCAAGTAACGCACACGCACAAACAGTTTCTGCCACTCTGGTTGGAACTGTCTCAGACAAAGCAGGTGCAGCGACACCGAATGCCAAAATTGTCGTCGTGGATCTGTCAACTAACATTCCGCACGAAGCACTGAGCAACGGAAGCGGCAACTATTCCATTCCGAACCTCGCGCCCGGCACTTACTCGATCACTGTCGAAGCACCGGGCTTCCGCCGCGAGACAAGACCCACGCTTGATGTAGTCGTCAACACGACTACGCGTGTGGACTTTGAGCTCCAGCCCGGCGCTGTGAGCGATACCATCACGGTCACGGATCAGATTCCACTTCTACAAACAGATCGTGCGGACGTAAGCACAAAGCTGGAAGCGGAGAAGCTGGAGAATCTTCCCCTTGCAACGAATCGTAACTTTCAGGGACTCTTGAATCTCATCCCTGGAACGACGCCTGCCAGCTTCCAGCACTCGCAGTTTTTCAACGCTCAGAGTTCGCTGCAAACGCAGGTCAACGGCACGCCACGTATGGGCAACAGCTACCAGATCGAAGGCGTGGACGACGACGAACGCACCGGCCTTCTTCAGATCATCATTCCTCCGGCCGATGCCATTCAAACAGTCGACATCTCTACTAATAACTTCGAAGCAGAGCTTGGTCGTGCGATCGGTGCCGTCGTGAACGTCACCCTGAAATCCGGAACCAATAGATTTCACGGAAGCGCTTCGGAGTACCTGCAGAACAGTGAATTCAATGCGAAATCGCGCTTCAACAGCACGAAGGGCCATGTCGCCTATAACTACTTCGGTGGCACCTTCGGCGGGCCGATCATCAAAGACAAGCTCTTCTTCTTCGCCGATTACTTCCGTACAGAGGACCACGAAGCAACGGCAAACATCCTCAATATCCCCTTCCGTAAGTACTACACCCCAAACGCCGCTGGCAATATCGATCTGAGCGATCTGTTGAAGGCGGATGGTACCGGACAGATCTATGATCCCACCACTGGCGATCAGAACTCCGGCGCAGGCCGCACACCCTTCGCAAACAATCAGATCCCTGTCAGCAAAGTGAACGCGGTTTCCCTCAACCTGCTCAAACTCATTCCTGCGGAGAACCAGAACACCACAGCCTATTCCAATCCAACGAATAACTATGCCGTGGCCTCGCCATTCCGCAAACAGGTCGATAGTTATGACGGCAAGATCGATTGGCAGGTGTCCGGCAAGGATCATCTGAGCGCTCGCTACAGCGGCCAGCGGAACAACGTCTTCCAGGCTCCCAGCTTCAGTAACTTTGCAGGTGGCCCTGGCAACAATGGCGGCTTTGCAGCGAACGGAAAGCAGAATGGATATAGCGTTGGTGTGAACTATGACCGTGCGTTCTCTTCGAGCTTACTCACCGAGGCCCGCATTGGTGTCGCGCACTATCGCAACGATGCGCAGCCGAGCGACTACGGCACGCAAGATGCAGCTACCGCCGGAATTCCCGGCGTAAATATCGATCCCTTTACCAGCGGTCAGATCGGTGTAACTCTTAACGGCGGATTCAGCAATCCTATCCTCGGCTATTCCGCTTCAATCCCCTGGATACGTGCCGAAGCGAATATCGACTTCGTCAATCATTGGACCAAGATTATTGGCAACCATACCTTCAAGTTTGGTGCGGACATTCGCCGCATTCGCGATGAGCTCCTTCAAGGCCAGACCTTTAGCCCTCGTGGTCAGATTACCTTCGACGCAAACCAAACTTCCATCCCAGGTGGAAAGACAAACGCCGCAAATAACATGGCATCGTTCCTCTTTGATCGTCCAAGCACTGCCGGGCGTGACATCGTCACCTACTTTCCTGCATATCGTCAATGGTGGATCTTTGGTTTCGTCGGAGATAAATGGCAAGCGACGCCGAAACTGACTCTTGATATTGGCGTTCGCTGGGAGCTTTATCCTCCTGCAACCCCAGCGAAAGCAGGAGGGTTCTCTAACTACGACTTCACAAACAATCAGCTCGTGATTGCTGGAGTAGGTGGGAATCCTTCTAACCTTGGGTTAAAAACGCGCTATAACTATTTCGCTCCTCGGACGGGGTTCGCTTATCGCGTCACAGAAGGCACAGTGGTGCGCGGTGGTTATGGCATCAGCTATACGCCATTCCCCGATAACACCTACGCTTATAACTACCCGGTAAAGTCAAATAACTCCTACAATGCCTGCGGTCTTGGATTTGGCCCTGCGGTGCTCTCTTGCACTGGCACGGGTGCCGGCGCGGTTGCTGGAGCTGCGGTGACCTTTCAGGCTGGCTTTCCAGCCCCGGTTACTCCAGTTATTCCTTCCAACGGAATCATTGCAGCTACAGGAACTTTGCTCGCACAATCTGAAATTCTCGTCCCTCAAGATTTCTATAACCCCTATGTCCACTCCTGGAACCTGGCCGTACAGCAGGCACTTCCTGGAAACTTCTCACTGCAGCTTTCTTACGTGGGCAACCACGGGGTTCATATCGCCACCGCACAAAACATTAACCTTGGCGACAGGCTCAATTGCGGCACCTCTTGCTATCCAGGACAAATCAAGTTCGGTAAGTCGGCAGCAGTTACAGAGCAATTTCAAGGAAATTCGACCAACTATCAGTCTCTTCAGGTGCAGCTCATACGTCGCCTGACGAAAGGCTTTTCTTCCACCACGGCCTTTACCTTCGGAAAGGGTCTTGGATACCAAAGCAGCGACGACGGTGCTCTTACGTTCTCTCTTCAGCCTCGCCGTAACTATGCTCCAAACGACTTTGATCGCCGTTTGAATCTGGAGCAATCCTTCACTTATGAACTTCCGATTGGTCCTGGCAAGCGCTTTCTTAGCAGTGGCTTCCTCGGTCGTGCGATCGGTGGATTCAAACTCTCGTCCATCATCTCCATCGTTTCTGGAAATCCCTTTACTGTGACAACAACGGGAGGAAACATCAATACCTCTGGGCAGACGCAGACTGCGAATCTGGTCGGCGCCTTCAAGGTCCTTCATAGTGTGGGAACTGGCAATCAGTGGTTCGATCCAACACAGTTCGCTGCGCCAGCGGGTTGTGCAGGTCTGCTCCCTGCAACCTCTACAACAGTTACCTGCCCAATCGTTTCGGGCGTCACAGTCGGCAATCTAGGGCGCAACACGTTCTATGGCCCCGGCTACATTCAGGACAACCTCTCGGCCTTCAAGACCTTCCAGATTCACGAAGACTGGAGCCTTGAAACACGCGTCGATGTCTTCCAGCTCTCCAATACGCCTCAACTGGCTAATCCTGGAGTACAGCAGGGCAGCACGACTTTCGGGCAGGTCACGAGTACGGTCGGTAGTGGATCCGGTGTGAACGGCATTGGCGGCGGTCGTGCGATGCAGCTCGCAGCGATCATCAAGTTCTAA
- a CDS encoding alkaline phosphatase family protein gives MNTARTALALLGILFAATTLNAQEKVDRPKPMVVVISLDAFGAESLRDPNIPAPTLRMLMKQGAYARSMQPVNPTVTWPNHTAMVTGDTPALHHVLANGLIQNQRTPGSKATKIWADAPKSELVAVPTVYDAAHDAGMTSAEVDWVAIYHASSINWRFHEDPDVDGPVEQDMIKAGVASHDDLLHFHRGQSQAWRDQLYTEAAVRIIKQHHPNLMLLHLLALDSAEHHYGFGTDAGFVTIAFLDSCVKKIVEAVREAGDTDRTTFLIVSDHGQQSLHHHIATSAYLREAGITSDEAIAMPEGGLALIYAKHSSQAMTDKLKAAYEGKPGVRSVATPDHYAAEGLPTPAMSSQAPDLIAYAMDDYAFAGGDTSPAISDVPQAGAHGYPNTNPLMQEIFIAAGKGIKPSGEIPSFPNLNVAPTIAVLLGVKLENVQGKPLSSILR, from the coding sequence GTGAATACTGCACGAACTGCTTTGGCTCTTCTGGGCATTCTTTTTGCTGCCACCACTCTCAACGCACAGGAAAAGGTCGATCGCCCCAAGCCTATGGTTGTTGTCATCAGTCTTGATGCTTTCGGTGCCGAGTCGCTGCGCGATCCCAACATCCCCGCTCCCACACTGCGCATGCTCATGAAGCAAGGCGCGTATGCGCGTTCCATGCAGCCGGTCAACCCGACCGTTACCTGGCCTAACCACACCGCCATGGTGACAGGAGACACGCCCGCTCTGCATCACGTACTTGCGAACGGTCTCATCCAGAACCAGCGCACCCCAGGCTCGAAAGCAACCAAGATCTGGGCCGACGCGCCGAAGTCTGAGCTCGTCGCCGTTCCTACCGTCTACGACGCCGCACACGATGCTGGCATGACCTCGGCAGAAGTCGATTGGGTGGCCATCTATCACGCCAGCAGCATCAACTGGCGTTTTCACGAGGATCCCGATGTGGATGGCCCCGTTGAGCAGGACATGATTAAGGCTGGCGTGGCGTCGCATGATGATCTTCTGCACTTTCATCGTGGTCAGAGCCAGGCCTGGCGCGATCAGCTTTACACCGAAGCCGCCGTACGTATCATCAAGCAGCATCACCCCAATCTCATGTTGCTCCACCTGCTCGCTCTCGATAGTGCTGAGCATCACTACGGCTTCGGTACGGATGCCGGCTTCGTTACCATCGCGTTCCTCGACAGCTGCGTGAAGAAGATTGTCGAAGCCGTGCGGGAAGCGGGCGACACAGATCGCACGACCTTCCTGATCGTCAGCGATCATGGCCAGCAGAGCCTCCACCATCACATTGCGACCAGCGCTTACCTTCGCGAAGCGGGCATCACCTCAGACGAAGCCATCGCGATGCCCGAGGGTGGCCTTGCCCTCATCTACGCGAAACATTCCTCGCAGGCAATGACAGACAAGCTGAAAGCAGCCTACGAAGGCAAGCCGGGGGTTCGCTCTGTCGCGACTCCGGACCACTACGCTGCGGAAGGCCTTCCGACCCCCGCAATGTCCTCACAGGCTCCGGATCTGATCGCTTACGCGATGGACGACTACGCCTTCGCGGGCGGAGATACTTCGCCTGCCATCTCCGATGTGCCTCAGGCTGGCGCGCATGGATATCCCAACACCAACCCGCTGATGCAGGAGATCTTCATCGCGGCAGGAAAAGGAATCAAGCCCTCCGGCGAGATCCCCTCCTTTCCGAATCTGAACGTTGCTCCAACCATCGCTGTCTTGCTTGGCGTCAAGCTGGAAAATGTACAAGGAAAGCCTCTCTCGTCGATCCTGCGATAA
- a CDS encoding ribonucleotide-diphosphate reductase subunit beta, producing MSSEVLHSSVTSPVTILDPGLCLTLRPMRYPQFYDMFRDGIKNTWTVEEVDFQTDLVDLKQRLTPAEIHTIQRLVAFFATGDSIVSNNLVLNLYKHINSPEARLYLSRQLFEEAVHVQFYLTLLDNYIPEPEERNAAFAAVENIPSISKKADFCMKWMDSIQQLDQLETKEHRRQFLLNLICFAACIEGLFFFAAFAYVYFFRSKGLLHGLASGTNWVFRDESAHLEFAFEVVQVVRAQEPDLWDTELERQVVVMMEEAIDAEAQFAEDLLSGGVAGLSVRDMRQYLGYVADSRLERLGIGAHFNAKNPFSFMELQDVQELTNFFERRVSAYQTAVPGEVEFGEDF from the coding sequence ATGTCCTCAGAAGTTCTGCACTCTTCCGTCACCTCTCCCGTTACGATCCTCGATCCAGGTCTCTGCCTTACCCTGCGCCCCATGCGCTATCCGCAGTTCTATGACATGTTCCGCGACGGCATCAAGAACACATGGACCGTGGAAGAAGTTGACTTCCAGACCGATCTCGTCGATCTCAAGCAGCGCCTCACGCCCGCAGAGATCCACACCATTCAGCGCCTCGTCGCCTTCTTCGCAACTGGCGACTCGATCGTTTCGAACAACCTCGTGCTCAACCTCTACAAGCACATCAACTCGCCCGAAGCGCGTCTCTACCTCTCGCGACAGTTGTTTGAAGAGGCTGTGCACGTGCAGTTCTATCTCACGCTTCTGGACAACTACATCCCGGAACCAGAAGAGCGCAACGCCGCCTTCGCTGCGGTGGAAAACATCCCTTCCATCTCCAAGAAGGCCGACTTCTGCATGAAGTGGATGGACAGCATCCAGCAGCTCGATCAGCTTGAGACCAAGGAGCATCGCCGCCAGTTCCTTCTCAACCTCATCTGTTTTGCTGCTTGCATCGAAGGTCTTTTCTTCTTCGCGGCCTTCGCCTACGTCTACTTCTTCCGCTCCAAGGGGCTGCTCCACGGTCTCGCCTCGGGAACCAACTGGGTCTTCCGCGACGAGAGCGCGCATCTTGAGTTCGCCTTCGAAGTGGTGCAGGTTGTGCGTGCACAGGAGCCCGATCTCTGGGACACGGAGCTTGAGCGTCAGGTCGTCGTCATGATGGAAGAAGCGATTGATGCGGAAGCTCAGTTCGCTGAAGATCTGCTCAGCGGCGGTGTAGCCGGTCTTTCGGTGCGCGATATGCGTCAGTATCTCGGTTACGTGGCTGATTCTCGTCTCGAACGCCTCGGCATCGGTGCTCACTTCAACGCAAAAAACCCCTTCAGCTTCATGGAACTTCAGGACGTACAGGAGTTGACCAACTTCTTCGAGCGCCGTGTCTCCGCGTACCAGACCGCTGTTCCGGGCGAGGTTGAGTTCGGCGAAGACTTCTAA